Proteins encoded in a region of the Populus alba chromosome 13, ASM523922v2, whole genome shotgun sequence genome:
- the LOC118053290 gene encoding uncharacterized protein codes for MMSFLQKPFSMFLHVLFFLLLMCFPSFFAFPPNFSATSFGAAEDNKEAEALLKWKASLDDNHSQAVLSSWVGSSPCKWLGITCDNSGSVMNFNLPHFGLRGTLHSFNFSSFPNLLTLNLTNNSLYGIIPLEIGLVTSLNVLYLDKNNLTGLIPVSIGTLKHLSVLDLSKNNLSGSVPREIGQLESLVFLGLSFNNLSGSLPPEMNNLTHLRTLRLSLNNFTGHLPRDLCLGGLLVNFTAVGNHFSGPIPKSLQNCTSLFRVRLEGNQLTGNISEDFGLYPNLNYMDLSQNDLYGELTWKWRGFHNLTSLKLSNNNITGEIPSELGKATGLRIIDLSSNLLKGTIPKELGQLKALYNLTLHNNHLSGVVPFQMLSQLQSLNLASNNLGGLIPKQVGECLNLLQLNLSHNKFIGSIPYEIGFLHFLEDLDLSGNLLAGEIPSEIGQLKRLEMMNLSHNKLSGLIPNAFVDLVSLTIVDISYNELEGPIPKIKAFNEAPFEAFMNNNGLCGNASDLKPCTLLPRRRKSNKIAILILFPLLGSLLLLLTMVGCLYFRHQTSRERISFLGERQSPLSFALWGYEEEILHKTIIQATNNFNSNNYIGKGGYGIVYRAMLLTGQVVAVKKLHPSREGELVDLKTFRNEIRMLIDIRHRNIVKLYGFCSLIEHSFLVYEFIERGSLKMNLSSEEHAMDLDWNRRLNVVKGVANALSYLHHDCSPPIIHRDISSSNVLLDLEYEAHVSDFGTARLLMPDSTNWTSFAGTFGYTAPAYTMRVNKKCDVYSFGVVTMEVIMGMHPGDLISSLSASAFSSSSSSQINQHALLKDVIDQRIPLPENGVAEGVVNIIKIAFACLLANPQSRPTMRQVALQLIARWLPLPKSFSAITLEDLMPQTTVTG; via the exons ATGATGTCCTTCCTACAGAAACCATTCTCAATGTTTCTCcatgtccttttttttctccttctaatgtgctttccttctttctttgccTTTCCTCCTAATTTCTCTGCAACTTCATTTGGTGCTGCTGAAGATAATAAAGAAGCGGAGGCTCTCCTAAAATGGAAAGCAAGTCTTGATGACAACCACAGCCAAGCTGTCCTGTCTTCTTGGGTTGGCAGCAGCCCTTgcaagtggcttgggatcactTGTGATAATTCTGGAAGTGTCATGAATTTCAACCTTCCACATTTTGGTCTGAGAGGTACGCTTCATAGTTTCAACTTCTCATCCTTCCCTAATCTTCTCACTCTCAATCTCACGAACAATTCACTCTACGGAATTATTCCACTTGAGATAGGACTGGTAACAAGTCTTAACGTTCTctaccttgataaaaataatctcaCTGGTTTGATCCCAGTTTCTATTGGAACTCTGAAACACCTATCCGTTCTTGATCTGAGCAAGaataatttatctggatctgTTCCTCGGGAAATAGGACAACTTGAATCCCTTGTTTTTTTGGGCTTGTCCTTTAATAATCTCAGTGGTTCTCTACCCCCCGAGATGAATAATCTCACACATTTGAGGACTTTGCGCTTGTCTTTAAACAATTTCACTGGCCATTTACCACGAGACTTGTGCCTTGGTGGGTTGCTTGTAAATTTTACAGCTGTCGGCAATCATTTTTCTGGCCCAATCCCTAAAAGCTTGCAAAATTGTACTAGTCTATTTAGAGTTAGACTTGAGGGGAACCAATTGACGGGGAATATTTCTGAAGATTTCGGCCTCTACCCAAACTTGAACTATATGGACCTAAGTCAAAATGACTTGTATGGTGAGCTTACGTGGAAATGGAGAGGTTTTCACAACTTGACGAGCCTAAAATTGTCAAACAATAATATCACAGGTGAGATACCATCAGAGCTTGGAAAGGCTACTGGGCTACGAATCATTGATCTCTCGTCAAATCTCCTGAAAGGGACAATTCCAAAAGAACTGGGGCAGTTGAAGGCGTTGTACAACCTTACTCTTCATAACAACCATCTTTCTGGTGTCGTTCCATTCCAAATGCTATCTCAACTTCAATCCCTTAATTTAGCTTCTAATAATCTTGGTGGATTAATCCCAAAACAAGTGGGAGAGTGCTTAAATTTATTACAGTTGAACTTGAGTCATAATAAGTTCATAGGGAGCATCCCATATGAGATAGGCTTCCTGCATTTTCTTGAAGATCTAGATCTCAGTGGGAACCTACTGGCAGGAGAGATACCATCAGAAATTGGGCAATTAAAACGGTTAGAAATGATGAACCTCTCTCACAACAAACTTTCCGGTTTGATTCCAAATGCTTTTGTAGATTTGGTGAGCTTGACAATTGTAGACATCTCCTACAATGAACTAGAGGGCCCTATTCCCAAAATCAAAGCCTTCAATGAAGCTCCTTTTGAagcttttatgaataataatggTCTCTGTGGAAATGCCAGTGATCTCAAGCCTTGTACACTTCTTCcaagaaggagaaagagcaACAAGATTgccattttaattctttttcctctcctggGAAGTCTACTTCTACTACTTACCATGGTTGGCTGTTTATACTTTCGCCACCAAACAAGTAGAGAAAGAATCTCCTTTTTAGGAGAGCGACAAAGTCCACTCAGTTTTGCATTATGGGGCTATGAGGAGGAGATCCTACATAAAACTATCATCCAGGCCACTAATAATTTCAACTCCAATAATTATATAGGGAAAGGGGGATACGGAATTGTTTATCGAGCCATGTTGCTAACAGGTCAGGTCGTTGCCGTGAAGAAACTTCACCCATCAAGAGAGGGTGAGCTTGTGGATTTGAAAACTTTTAGAAATGAGATTCGCATGTTAATAGATATTCGACATCGGAATATTGTGAAGTTATATGGGTTTTGTTCATTAATAGAGCACTCCTTTTTAGTTTACGAGTTCATAGAAAGGGGAAGTTTGAAGATGAATTTATCTAGCGAAGAACATGCAATGGACTTGGATTGGAATAGAAGGCTTAATGTTGTTAAAGGAGTGGCCAATGCATTATCCTATTTGCACCATGATTGCTCGCCCCCAATCATTCATCGAGACATTTCCAGCAGCAATGTTCTTTTAGATTTGGAATATGAGGCTCATGTTTCGGATTTTGGGACAGCTCGGCTCTTGATGCCTGACTCGACCAACTGGACCTCATTTGCTGGCACCTTCGGATACACAGCTCCAG CTTACACAATGAGAGTGAac aaaaagtgcgaTGTTTACAGCTTTGGAGTGGTCACAATGGAAGTAATAATGGGAATGCATCCGGGTGATCTCATCTCATCTCTTTCTGCATCAGCATTTTCCTCCTCGTCGAGCTCACAAATCAACCAGCATGCATTGTTGAAGGATGTGATAGACCAACGTATCCCACTTCCTGAAAATGGAGTTGCAGAAGGTGTGGTCAACATTATCAAAATAGCATTTGCATGCTTGCTTGCCAATCCCCAATCTAGGCCAACCATGCGACAGGTAGCTTTGCAGCTCATAGCTCGATGGCTTCCGTTGCCAAAGTCATTCTCCGCAATAACATTGGAAGATCTGATGCCTCAAACAACTGTGACAGGCTGA